From the genome of Aspergillus fumigatus Af293 chromosome 1, whole genome shotgun sequence, one region includes:
- a CDS encoding putative VPS9 domain protein, with the protein MHPLNPFLRAFFRSTVPGQCLPIENHVLLVPITESLIGSRDRESNVLYSDLVVSEEFLGSHTLRIPIANGATGNAKDDSNVRDSRGKAKQVTTVNGRTVIIKESSVYSNKGFKSLTQAQLLSDALYYTPSTDSQPWLIYYISRPLIGLFDPGKVISAVVPGSLPQRVVTNTGAKSGDSTTSLPKKEIKSFGELLANFPMIARQMQPGLDRLFREFGKELGKPLPPPPSRSPSIPDGYERKEDRDESSADEVASIRSASSRNRDGLPFNSEEYFEDDEDLMRRSLETAVTAAIDLFRLVDKQQLSFLGATTDLTGPLVERLIERYVAEQVHESLLFPRLCSFRQPEDAELDSRIRHMENLDVSQVGIAVEGGREGKRELLHRLGRAVEEFRKMTDAKCPHDMLNTLLETVKVLSYPGTYDNANLQASEKQIAPVTVNADILVSLLLIVVIRSQVRHLQARLLYMQHFIYIDDVDSGEMGYALSTFEAVLTYLVTDSAGLRRASSRNKRLWNATRAGRVGEMKAILEPKGDHSSMDDGPDEPEGKSVFFKTDEDGEVDEPLQGHSIHRRLSRSNNEPHEFDERPSDVPPLAHVFPFQTWENTSPPKEVQRPVKKVSMDVRSISESSATSLLSRTTTIESMTSAIEGDSSIETLTKTQDPAGDSIPMMAVDSRQPEALKYLLSLEEYYSLEDILEDTNTDGTTLLSAAVQLGHPEMVEILLDFLFSATDERTIAGYLKKADMHGRTVAHYLFSTPSVMYRLERLVPWRQRDRNGQTPLFALCRSYDHPDYKSMVNEALTAAQRSQGDGLPLRLDDHVDSKGNTLLHIVGDPEITIRILQESDCDPNATNEKKFTPLMMASKYGRVDQVRILFLDPRVDVHLKEARGLTAVELAKDDEVRNRIDDLILVSNSPSAYDDPSGRVTTVVRSYFVEDATVRFVLKSGAPSSQTQSNESRAGSTTYTVTTCRRTLSDFENLARCLAMEHPASYIPSFSDFRNPFQIHSKPSRSVLHNMQERLDRFLKILLTHPTFATHEMLWEFFLVPELQPEMMTDRSRRKALVLSESIADDYEPVTAEGMRETEQFVAQAQDMVRALHANTRSLIRRGHSLQNAASDMADALSLCSSVVSTLQEPTNALPRSHVDAFARYASYLSTSSSDSSPLLQFLSVFSSIDNTTVAILGSLSRPISLISNLQSTTRNLSRNRTSLISSSLPRKFNINFPGLEESRQKSVRDLEQKIQEAEAQIGRLSREISWNKDVVVGELAGWTSWREKVGRDAIRAFVRSTLVRERERGKRLERCLNRIREMNNGTVR; encoded by the exons ATGCACCCTCTAAATCCCTTTCTCCGTGCCTTCTTCCGAAGCACTGTCCCAGGGCAGTGTCTGCCGATAGAGAATCAT GTTCTCCTCGTTCCGATTACGGAATCCTTAATCGGGTCGCGAGACCGCGAATCAAACGTCCTCTATTCCGATCTTGTGGTATCCGAAGAGTTTCTGGGGAGTCATACGCTGCGAATACCCATTGCCAATGGAGCTACCGGAAACGCCAAGGACGATTCGAACGTTCGGGATAGCAGGGGGAAGGCAAAGCAGGTGACAACTGTCAACGGGCGAACCGTAATTATCAAAGAGAGCTCTGTTTACAGCAATAAAG GCTTCAAATCCCTAACTCAAGCTCAGCTCTTGTCCGATGCTCTGTACTATACTCCAAGTACCGACTCTCAGCCATGGCTTATCTATTACATCTCCCGGCCGTTGATCGGCTTATTCGACCCTGGCAAGGTCATTTCTGCTGTGGTGCCCGGGTCGCTACCTCAAAGGGTAGTCACAAATACTGGTGCCAAGTCTGGCGATTCTACCACTTCATTACCgaaaaaggaaatcaagTCGTTCGGAGAACTGCTGGCCAATTTTCCTATGATCGCAAGACAGATGCAGCCAGGCTTGGACAGACTATTTCGAGAATTTGGGAAAGAACTGGGGAAGCCGTTACCGCCACCTCCGTCGCGCTCGCCTTCCATCCCTGATGGCTACGAACGTAAAGAGGATCGCGATGAATCTTCGGCGGATGAAGTCGCTTCTATTCGGAGCGCATCGTCCCGCAACAGAGATGGCCTTCCCTTTAATTCCGAGGAGTActtcgaagatgatgaggactTGATGCGCCGCAGTTTGGAGACAGCAGTTACCGCCGCCATAGATCTGTTCCGGCTCGTGGACAAACAGCAGTTGTCCTTCCTCGGCGCGACAACAGACCTGACTGGACCTCTGGTAGAACGGTTGATTGAGCGCTATGTTGCCGAGCAAGTGCACGAATCGCTGCTGTTTCCTCGACTGTGCAGTTTCCGTCAACCAGAGGACGCGGAACTGGATTCCAGAATCCGTCATATGGAGAATCTTGATGTTTCGCAGGTAGGTATCGCTGTCGAAGGAGGCCGAGAGGGTAAAAGAGAGCTGCTACATCGGCTCGGGAGAGCGGTCGAGGAGTTCCGAAAGATGACGGACGCAAAGTGCCCGCACGACATGCTCAATACTTTGCTGGAGACTGTCAAGGTCTTATCGTACCCCGGGACGTATGATAACGCGAATCTTCAAGCCTCGGAAAAACAGATTGCGCCTGTCACCGTAAATGCCGATATTCTGGTCTCCTTGTTACTTATTGTGGTTATCAGATCCCAGGTCAGACATCTTCAAGCAAGACTCCTGTATATGCAGCACTTCATCTATATCGACGATGTTGACAGCGGTGAAATGGGTTATGCTTTGAGCACATTCGAGGCAGTCCTTACGTACTTAGTGACTGATTCAGCAGGCCTCAGAAGAGCCAGTTCTCGCAATAAGCGCCTGTGGAATGCCACTAGAGCCGGCCGAGTTGGCGAAATGAAGGCCATTCTTGAACCCAAAGGTGACCATAGCTCAATGGACGATGGCCCGGACGAGCCAGAAGGGAAATCAGTCTTCTTCAAAactgatgaggatggagaagtgGATGAACCGCTACAAGGACATTCGATTCATCGAAGGCTCTCAAGATCAAATAACGAACCTCATGAATTTGATGAAAGACCTTCCGATGTGCCACCGCTGGCACATGTGTTCCCATTTCAAACATGGGAAAACACCTCCCCGCCGAAGGAAGTTCAGCGTCCTGTGAAGAAAGTCTCAATGGATGTACGCAGCATATCAGAGTCGTCAGCTACTTCACTTCTCTCTcgcaccaccaccattgAATCAATGACCAGTGCAATTGAAGGGGACAGCTCAATCGAGACTTTGACAAAAACGCAAGATCCTGCGGGTGATTCAATTCCCATGATGGCCGTTGACAGTCGCCAGCCGGAGGCTCTCAAGTACTTGCTCAGCCTGGAAGAGTACTATTCATTGGAAGACATCCTCGAGGATACAAATACTGATGGAACGACGTTGCTCAGTGCCGCGGTGCAACTCGGTCACCCTGAAATGGTAGAAATTCTGCTCGACTTTCTGTTCAGTGCAACGGACGAGCGAACAATTGCTGGTTACCTTAAAAAAGCAGACATGCACGGACGCACAGTTGCCCACTATTTATTTAGTACGCCATCAGTAATGTATAGACTGGAAAGACTCGTTCCTTGGCGACAACGTGACAGAAATGGCCAGACGCCGCTGTTTGCTCTGTGCAGATCCTATGACCATCCTGATTATAAATCGATGGTCAACGAGGCGTTGACCGCCGCTCAAAGATCTCAGGGAGATGGCTTGCCTTTGCGGCTTGACGATCATGTTGACTCGAAGGGAAATACATTGCTACACATCGTCGGTGATCCAGAGATCACAATCCGAATTCTACAAGAAAGCGATTGCGATCCAAACGCAACCAACGAGAAGAAGTTCAcgccgttgatgatggccAGCAAGTATGGCCGCGTAGATCAAGTGCGTATCCTCTTTTTGGACCCCCGGGTCGACGTTCACCTTAAGGAAGCTCGTGGATTGACGGCTGTCGAGCTCGCCAAAGACGATGAAGTCCGTAATCGCATTGACGATCTCATTCTTGTCTCGAATTCGCCCTCGGCATATGATGATCCATCTGGTCGTGTCACAACGGTTGTACGCTCGTACTTTGTTGAGGATGCCACAGTACGCTTTGTTTTGAAGTCCGGCGCCCCAAGCTCTCAGACCCAGTCAAACGAGTCTCGAGCTGGCTCCACCACTTATACCGTCACTACATGTCGTCGCACCCTCTCGGACTTTGAGAATCTTGCTCGGTGCCTCGCAATGGAGCATCCGGCCTCTTATATCCCTTCCTTTTCTGACTTTCGCAATCCTTTTCAAATCCATTCCAAACCATCTCGGTCTGTTCTCCACAACATGCAAGAGAGACTAGACAGATTCTTGAAGATCCTGCTTACCCATCCAACGTTTGCGACCCATGAGATGCTGTGGGAGTTCTTCCTGGTGCCTGAGCTCCAGCCGGAGATGATGACGGACAGGTCCCGGCGCAAGGCGTTGGTGCTTTCCGAGTCGATTGCAGACGACTACGAGCCTGTGACAGCTGAAGGCATGCGCGAGACAGAACAGTTCGTGGCTCAGGCCCAGGACATGGTTCGTGCCCTTCACGCCAACACACGCAGTCTGATTCGCCGTGGTCATTCCTTGCAGAATGCCGCCTCAGATATGGCTGACGCGCTGTCTCTGTGCTCGTCAGTGGTCTCCACTCTGCAGGAGCCTACAAACGCGCTCCCTCGTTCACATGTGGACGCTTTCGCCCGCTACGCCTCGTACCTGTCAACCTCGTCCTCAGACTCCTCTCCCCTTCTTCAGTTCCTATCCGTCTTTTCCTCGATCGACAACACGACTGTCGCAATACTCGGTTCGCTCTCTCGCCCTATTTCGCTCATATCGAACTTACAATCCACAACCCGCAATCTGTCCCGCAATCGCACCtctctcatctcctcgtccttgccCCGGAAATTCAACATCAACTTCCCTGGCCTGGAGGAATCCCGACAAAAGTCAGTTCGCGATCTGGAACAGAAGATTCAAGAGGCTGAAGCCCAAATCGGACGCCTTTCTCGGGAAATCTCATGGAACAAGGACGTTGTAGTCGGGGAACTCGCCGGGTGGACATCCTGGCGGGAGAAAGTCGGCCGGGACGCCATCCGCGCCTTTGTCAGGTCCACCCTGGTCCGAGAAAGGGAACGAGGGAAACGCCTTGAACGGTGCTTGAATCGCATACGCGAGATGAACAACGGCACAGTACGATAG